The following are encoded in a window of Brachyhypopomus gauderio isolate BG-103 chromosome 18, BGAUD_0.2, whole genome shotgun sequence genomic DNA:
- the LOC143482307 gene encoding intracellular hyaluronan-binding protein 4 isoform X1: MEILEEVPDSGFGCAVTNRFGQLFDDESDPFDVLYQAQVVKDKKKKKDDQKKTVVPSTKTGKKESQRDRKLTSRTGGDGDNAANVSGTQGPKRPVRAQPERPGERRADLAEPRFNEAEGSLGYSIERPIEPYDRAGRGRSNGRLRGARGGHPRSTDGFDPRGKREFERHSGSDRASVRPEEKRGGSGPRNWGSMRDQLSGVEATAVPHEESGDGEEVPDASETDAENGPLETEEVIEVAIEMTLDEWKAMQEQSKSKSEFNIRKADTKVPAKAVVIHKSKPTEAHPDGIGDENVVFRRPANDITFQMEINFGSLSRPARGGRGGRGGRGREPVASQRTPQQFVEMAPNPDDPEDFPALA; this comes from the exons ATGGAGATACTGGAGGAGGTGCCCGACAGTGGGTTCGGCTGTGCCGTGACTAATCGCTTCGGGCAACTTTTTGATGACGAGTCGGACCCTTTTGACGTCCTGTACCAGGCGCAGGTGGTAAAagacaagaagaagaagaaagacgACCAAAAGAAGACTGTTGTACCTTCTACAAAAACGGGCAAGAAGGAGTCGCAAAGAGATAGAAAGCTTACTTCTCGCACCGGTGGTGATGGTGACAATGCTGCAAATGTTAGTGGAACACAAG GCCCAAAGCGCCCTGTGCGCGCGCAGCCGGAGCGCCCAGGTGAGCGGCGCGCGGACCTGGCTGAACCCAGGTTTAATGAGGCCGAGGGTTCCCTTGGTTACTCCATCGAGAG GCCTATAGAACCATATGATAGAGCTGGACGAGGAAGGAGTAATGGACGGCTACGTGGGGCCCGAGGTGGACATCCCAGATCCACAGATGGCTTTGATCCGAGAGGGAAGAGGGAATTTGAACGCCACAGTGGCAGTGACCGAGC GAGTGTTCGCCCCGAGGAAAAAAGGGGGGGCAGTGGACCACGCAACTGGGGTTCAATGAGGGACCAACTAAG tggtgtggaggcgACTGCTGTACCTCACGAGGAGAGTGGCGATGGCGAGGAAGTGCCAGACGCATCTGAGACCGATGCTGAGAATGG GCCTCTTGAGACTGAGGAAGTGATTGAAGTTGCTATAGAGATGACTCTAGATGAATGGAAGGCCATGCAAGAGCAGAGCAAATCAAAGTCCGAGTTTAACATCCGTAAAGCAGACACCAAAGTTCCCGCTAAAGCTGTAGTGATTCACAAGTCCAAACCCACTGAG GCACACCCCGACGGTATTGGTGACGAGAACGTGGTCTTCCGGCGTCCTGCCAATGACATCACCTTCCAGATGGAGATAAACTTTGGCAGCCTATCCCGGCCTGCTCGGGGGGGGAGAGGTGGGCGTGGGGGGCGTGGCCGTGAGCCTGTGGCCTCCCAGAGAACGCCCCAGCAGTTTGTTGAAATG GCTCCCAACCCGGACGACCCGGAGGATTTTCCTGCACTGGCCTAG
- the LOC143482307 gene encoding intracellular hyaluronan-binding protein 4 isoform X2, protein MEILEEVPDSGFGCAVTNRFGQLFDDESDPFDVLYQAQVVKDKKKKKDDQKKTVVPSTKTGKKESQRDRKLTSRTGGDGDNAANVSGTQGPKRPVRAQPERPGERRADLAEPRFNEAEGSLGYSIERPIEPYDRAGRGRSNGRLRGARGGHPRSTDGFDPRGKREFERHSGSDRAVRPEEKRGGSGPRNWGSMRDQLSGVEATAVPHEESGDGEEVPDASETDAENGPLETEEVIEVAIEMTLDEWKAMQEQSKSKSEFNIRKADTKVPAKAVVIHKSKPTEAHPDGIGDENVVFRRPANDITFQMEINFGSLSRPARGGRGGRGGRGREPVASQRTPQQFVEMAPNPDDPEDFPALA, encoded by the exons ATGGAGATACTGGAGGAGGTGCCCGACAGTGGGTTCGGCTGTGCCGTGACTAATCGCTTCGGGCAACTTTTTGATGACGAGTCGGACCCTTTTGACGTCCTGTACCAGGCGCAGGTGGTAAAagacaagaagaagaagaaagacgACCAAAAGAAGACTGTTGTACCTTCTACAAAAACGGGCAAGAAGGAGTCGCAAAGAGATAGAAAGCTTACTTCTCGCACCGGTGGTGATGGTGACAATGCTGCAAATGTTAGTGGAACACAAG GCCCAAAGCGCCCTGTGCGCGCGCAGCCGGAGCGCCCAGGTGAGCGGCGCGCGGACCTGGCTGAACCCAGGTTTAATGAGGCCGAGGGTTCCCTTGGTTACTCCATCGAGAG GCCTATAGAACCATATGATAGAGCTGGACGAGGAAGGAGTAATGGACGGCTACGTGGGGCCCGAGGTGGACATCCCAGATCCACAGATGGCTTTGATCCGAGAGGGAAGAGGGAATTTGAACGCCACAGTGGCAGTGACCGAGC TGTTCGCCCCGAGGAAAAAAGGGGGGGCAGTGGACCACGCAACTGGGGTTCAATGAGGGACCAACTAAG tggtgtggaggcgACTGCTGTACCTCACGAGGAGAGTGGCGATGGCGAGGAAGTGCCAGACGCATCTGAGACCGATGCTGAGAATGG GCCTCTTGAGACTGAGGAAGTGATTGAAGTTGCTATAGAGATGACTCTAGATGAATGGAAGGCCATGCAAGAGCAGAGCAAATCAAAGTCCGAGTTTAACATCCGTAAAGCAGACACCAAAGTTCCCGCTAAAGCTGTAGTGATTCACAAGTCCAAACCCACTGAG GCACACCCCGACGGTATTGGTGACGAGAACGTGGTCTTCCGGCGTCCTGCCAATGACATCACCTTCCAGATGGAGATAAACTTTGGCAGCCTATCCCGGCCTGCTCGGGGGGGGAGAGGTGGGCGTGGGGGGCGTGGCCGTGAGCCTGTGGCCTCCCAGAGAACGCCCCAGCAGTTTGTTGAAATG GCTCCCAACCCGGACGACCCGGAGGATTTTCCTGCACTGGCCTAG
- the hspb9l gene encoding heat shock protein beta 9-like translates to MICPSTFQTPFNPFMDLHWPVRSLWPETRPLFFQMEQEMVRHMQEMRHNLEFMERLHRRIFDDIDQISPSVTFKPISFQLGKQEDHFALTLDTKEFSPQELSVKQVGRKLRVSGKTEKKQDDGKGSYSYKCQEFRQEFDLPEGVNPEAVTCSLNNGQLQIQAPKESSVVQNERVVPITYTPAVTSPPPASPDPQGQVAQEDSTKN, encoded by the coding sequence ATGATTTGCCCAAGCACATTTCAGACTCCATTCAACCCGTTCATGGACCTGCACTGGCCTGTACGCAGTCTATGGCCGGAGACCAGACCTCTGTTCTTTCAAATGGAACAAGAAATGGTGAGGCACATGCAGGAGATGAGACACAATTTAGAATTCATGGAACGGCTTCACAGAAGGATCTTCGATGACATTGACCAGATTTCTCCTTCGGTAACATTCAAACCAATCTCATTCCAACTGGGAAAACAAGAAGACCACTTTGCACTGACCCTGGACACAAAGGAATTCTCACCTCAGGAGCTGTCCGTCAAACAAGTGGGCCGGAAGTTACGAGTGAGTGGGAAGACGGAGAAAAAGCAAGATGATGGGAAAGGATCCTACTCCTACAAATGCCAGGAATTCCGCCAGGAGTTTGACCTTCCGGAAGGTGTGAATCCCGAGGCAGTGACGTGCTCCTTAAACAATGGCCAACTGCAGATCCAGGCACCCAAAGAGAGCTCAGTTGTGCAAAATGAAAGAGTGGTGCCTATCACATATACTCCTGCTGTGACGAGCCCTCCTCCGGCGAGTCCAGATCCACAGGGACAAGTGGCCCAGGAAGATTCCACTAAGAACTGA
- the atp5mea gene encoding ATP synthase membrane subunit ea has protein sequence MIPPLQVSPLIKTARWSALLGGIIYGKQRYDYLKPVAAEERRREEEERKLREEQERIYKQLSEANSDTILK, from the exons ATGATCCCCCCGCTCCAGGTGTCGCCGCTAATCAAG ACTGCGAGATGGTCGGCTTTACTTGGTGGGATCATCTACGGCAAACAGAGATACG ATTACCTGAAGCCTGTTGCTGCCGAGGAGAGAAGAcgtgaagaggaagagaggaaactGAGAGAGGAGCAAGAGAGGATCTACAAACAACTATCTGAAG CTAACTCGGATACCATCCTGAAATAA